The following coding sequences are from one Anabas testudineus chromosome 16, fAnaTes1.2, whole genome shotgun sequence window:
- the LOC113170329 gene encoding DOMON domain-containing protein FRRS1L translates to MVLLRRLLQLSVLLIQSGWWRVAPSPTDEGTLRAGHGEHGEPGHQEPHKDSYSTFASEFLESRYLSDDGYPFPTAPPVDPFAKIKVSDCGVTKGCIRYGKPGCDAETCDYFLSYRRIGTDVEYEMSADTDGWVAVGFSSDKKMGGDDVMGCVHDDNGRVRIHHFYNVGQWAKEIKRNPARDEEGIFENNRVTCRFKRPLYVPREETLVDLHLSWYYLFAWGPAIQGSITRHDMDSPPVSDHMISIYKYEDIFMPSTAYQTFNSPLCLLLIVALTFYLLMGTP, encoded by the exons ATGGTTCTGCTGCGGAGACTCCTGCAGCTGTCGGTGCTGCTCATCCAGAGCGGATGGTGGAGGGTCGCGCCGAGCCCCACCGACGAGGGGACACTCCGGGCAGGCCACGGGGAGCACGGAGAGCCGGGACATCAGGAGCCACACAAGGACTCCTACAGCACGTTCGCCTCCGAGTTCCTGGAGTCCAGATATCTGTCTGATGATG GCTATCCGTTTCCCACCGCCCCGCCAGTGGATCCTTTTGCCAAGATCAAAGTCAGCGACTGTGGAGTAACCAAAGGCTGCATAAG aTACGGGAAACCAGGGTGTGATGCTGAGACTTGTGACTACTTTCTGAGCTACCGTCGCATCGGAACCGACGTGGAGTATGAGATGAGTGCGGACACAGACGGCTGGGTGGCTGTAGGTTTCTCCTCAGACAAGAAGATG GGAGGAGATGATGTCATGGGCTGTGTCCACGATGATAACGGTCGTGTCCGGATTCATCACTTCTACAACGTCGGCCAGTGGGCCAAGGAAATCAAGAGGAACCCAGCCAGAGATGAGGAGGGCATTTTTGAAAACAACCGGGTGACCTGCCGTTTCAAACGGCCACTGTATGTCCCTAGAGAGGAAACACTTGTGGACCTACACCTGTCATGGTATTACCTGTTTGCATGGGGGCCTGCCATACAAG GTTCTATCACGAGGCACGACATGGACAGCCCACCAGTCAGTGACCACATGATCAGCATCTATAAGTATGAGGACATCTTCATGCCCTCCACAGCCTATCAGACCTTCAACTCTCCACTCTGCTTACTGCTCATAGTAGCCCTCACCTTCTACTTACTAATGGGAACGCCATAA
- the LOC113169873 gene encoding phospholipase A and acyltransferase 4-like gives MTQKACRSFLQYMVPKSKSSRVLKKTKICRQSFTEIKLLPGTQIRVNNNKHHLVPSLQETLRHRCDTFLHQEFKYDLINFNSEHFATFVRYGRAVCNQIPFKKMNEEHMDTTQTLQMIIQQRMETQS, from the exons ATGACACAGAAGGCCTGCCGCAGTTTCCTTCAATACATGGTTCCAAAATCAAAAAGCAGTCGTGTTCTGAAGAAAACCAAAATCTGCAGGCAGAGCTTTACAGAGATCAAACTGCTTCCAGGAACTCAAATCAgggtcaacaacaacaaacaccacCTGGTTCCATCCCTGCAGGAGACGTTGCGGCATCGCTGCGACACGTTCCTGCATCAGGAATTCAAATACGACCTGATAAACTTCAACAGTGAGCATTTCGCCACGTTTGTCCGATACGGCCGTGCTGTGTGCAACCAG attcccttcaaaaaaatgaatgaagaacaTATGGATACAACTCAAACTCTGCAAATGATAATTCAGCAACGGATGGAGACGCAAAGTTGA
- the LOC113169872 gene encoding alpha-1,3/1,6-mannosyltransferase ALG2-like, which translates to MTRVVFLHPDLGIGGAERLVVDAAVALKSRGCSVQIWTAHYDPTHCFSETQDPNLHVKCVGDWLPTSVFGYLHALCAYLRMVYVALYLVFLSGVEYDVIFCDQVSVCIPVLRLSRHRKKVLFYCHFPDQLLTQRKSFLKKLYRTPIDWLEERTTGMADMILVNSQFTAGIFRETFHSLSSVQADVLYPSLNTCTFDQPSTEAQSLEGLLPEGTSCLFLSLNRYERKKNLGLALEALAALRSSLPQGQRAGIHLVVAGGYDDRVPENVQHYTELKELAAQLHLEDCVTFLRSPSDSQKVALLRGSAAVLYTPSREHFGIVPVEAMYCCCPVIAVNSGGPLESVADGETGFLCEPTAEAFSKAMEKLIREPQLRRDMGQAGRKRVQDRFSLQAFSDQLYGYIMRLSQ; encoded by the exons ATGACACGGGTGGTGTTCCTCCATCCCGATCTTGGTATTGGTGGAGCAGAGCGACTGGTGGTCGATGCCGCTGTTGCTCTGAAGTCTCGGGGTTGTAGCGTTCAGATCTGGACAGCCCACTATGATCCAACACACTGTTTCTCGGAGACCCAGGATCCAAACCTGCATGTG AAATGTGTGGGTGACTGGCTTCCCACCAGCGTTTTTGGCTACCTCCATGCCCTGTGTGCATACCTGAGGATGGTCTATGTGGCCCTCTATCTGGTCTTTCTAAGTGGGGTGGAGTATGATGTCATCTTCTGTGATCAG GTGTCGGTGTGTATCCCGGTGCTGAGACTGTCCCGGCACAGGAAGAAGGTTCTCTTCTACTGTCACTTTCCAGACCAGCTGCTGACCCAGAGGAAGTCATTTCTGAAAAAGCTTTACCGCACTCCCATCGATTGGCTGGAGGAACGCACCACAGGCATGGCTGATATG ATTCTGGTAAACAGCCAGTTCACCGCCGGCATCTTCAGAGAGACCTTTCATAGTCTAAGCAGTGTCCAGGCAGATGTCCTCTATCCCTCCCTCAACACATGTACCTTTGACCAGCCGTCCACTGAAGCACAAAGCCTGGAAGGGCTGCTTCCTGAGGGAACCTCctgtctgttcctctctctgaaCCGATATGAGAGGAAAAAGAATCTAGGCCTGGCTCTGGAGGCTCTGGCAGCTCTGAGGAGCAGCCTTCCTCAAGGCCAGAGAGCAGGTATTCACCTGGTGGTGGCTGGGGGCTATGATGACCGAGTTCCTGAGAATGTTCAACATTACACTGAACTGAAAGAGCTAGCAGCACAGCTACACTTGGAGGACTGTGTCACATTCTTGCGCTCCCCTTCTGATTCACAGAAAGTGGCATTGCTGCGGGGAAGTGCTGCCGTGCTCTACACCCCGAGCAGAGAGCATTTTGGGATAGTTCCTGTAGAGGCAATGTACTGTTGCTGTCCTGTTATTGCTGTGAACTCTGGGGGTCCCCTGGAGAGTGTGGCAGATGGTGAGACGGGCTTCCTGTGTGAACCCACAGCTGAGGCCTTCTCTAAAGCCATGGAGAAGCTCATTAGGGAGCCACAGCTCCGCAGGGACATGGGACAAGCTGGAAGGAAGAGGGTACAAGATAGGTTCTCTCTTCAGGCCTTCTCAGACCAGCTGTATGGGTACATCATGAGGCTGAGCCAGTGA
- the LOC113169875 gene encoding protein transport protein Sec61 subunit beta: MPGPAASATNVGASSRSPSKTVAPRQAGSTVRQRKATSSGTRSGGRTTGSAGTGGIWRFYTEDSPGLKVGPVPVLVMSLLFIASVFMLHIWGKYTRS; the protein is encoded by the exons atg CCTGGACCAGCAGCAAGTGCCACCAACGTTGGGGCGTCTAGCCGTTCCCCCAGTAAGACAGTTGCTCCCCGGCAAGCAGGCTCCACAGTCAGACAGAG gAAAGCAACCAGCAGCGGTACACGCAGTGGTGGCAGGACCACGGGATCTGCAGGCACTGGTGGCATTTGGCGCTTCTACACAGAAGACTCACCAGGCCTCAAAGT CGGTCCGGTGCCAGTGCTGGTGATGAGTCTGCTTTTCATTGCTTCGGTTTTCATGTTGCACATCTGGGGGAAGTACACCCGCTCTTAA
- the LOC113169447 gene encoding alpha-1,3/1,6-mannosyltransferase ALG2-like — protein sequence MSSTWMTRVVFLHPDLGIGGAERLVVDAAVALKSRGCSVQIWTAHYDPTHCFSETQDPNLHVKCVGDWLPTSVFGYLHALCAYLRMVYVALYLVFLSGVEYDVIFCDQVSVCIPVLRLSRHRKKVLFYCHFPDQLLTQRKSFLKKLYRTPIDWLEERTTGMADMILVNSQFTAGIFRETFHSLSSVQADVLYPSLNTCTFDQPSTEAQSLEGLLPEGTSCLFLSLNRYERKKNLGLALEALAALRSSLPQGQRAESGIAAGKCCRALHPSREHFGIVPVEAMYCCCPVIAVNSGGPLESVADGETGFLCEPTAEAFSKAMEKLIREPQLRRDMGQAGRKRREEKSGPPWN from the exons ATGTCGTCCACGTG GATGACACGGGTGGTGTTCCTCCATCCCGATCTTGGTATTGGTGGAGCAGAGCGACTGGTGGTCGATGCCGCTGTTGCTCTGAAGTCTCGGGGTTGTAGCGTTCAGATCTGGACAGCCCACTATGATCCAACACACTGTTTCTCGGAGACCCAGGATCCAAACCTGCATGTG AAATGTGTGGGTGACTGGCTTCCCACCAGCGTTTTTGGCTACCTCCATGCCCTGTGTGCATACCTGAGGATGGTCTATGTGGCCCTCTATCTGGTCTTTCTAAGTGGGGTGGAGTATGATGTCATCTTCTGTGATCAG GTGTCGGTGTGTATCCCGGTGCTGAGACTGTCCCGGCACAGGAAGAAGGTTCTCTTCTACTGTCACTTTCCAGACCAGCTGCTGACCCAGAGGAAGTCATTTCTGAAAAAGCTTTACCGCACTCCCATCGATTGGCTGGAGGAACGCACCACAGGCATGGCTGATATG ATTCTGGTAAACAGCCAGTTCACCGCCGGCATCTTCAGAGAGACCTTTCATAGTCTAAGCAGTGTCCAGGCAGATGTCCTCTATCCCTCCCTCAACACATGTACCTTTGACCAGCCGTCCACTGAAGCACAAAGCCTGGAAGGGCTGCTTCCTGAGGGAACCTCctgtctgttcctctctctgaaCCGATATGAGAGGAAAAAGAATCTAGGCCTGGCTCTGGAGGCTCTGGCAGCTCTGAGGAGCAGCCTTCCTCAAGGCCAGAGAGCAG AAAGTGGCATTGCTGCGGGGAAGTGCTGCCGTGCTCTACACCCGAGCAGAGAGCATTTTGGGATAGTTCCTGTAGAGGCAATGTACTGTTGCTGTCCTGTTATTGCTGTGAACTCTGGGGGTCCCCTGGAGAGTGTGGCAGATGGTGAGACGGGCTTCCTGTGTGAACCCACAGCTGAGGCCTTCTCTAAAGCCATGGAGAAGCTCATTAGGGAGCCACAGCTCCGCAGGGACATGGGACAAGCTGGAAGGAAGAGG CGGGAAGAGAAGAGTGGGCCGCCGTGGAATTGA